Proteins from a single region of Mustelus asterias unplaced genomic scaffold, sMusAst1.hap1.1 HAP1_SCAFFOLD_2944, whole genome shotgun sequence:
- the LOC144490149 gene encoding CD276 antigen-like has protein sequence MNISIQFRQNRLTLLSLLCSVCAGPALAVTVAQVGQDVLLRCQFNVAPLKGLIIEWSLREPELRVAYSYHNGNANFRNQHQQFRNRTVLDESQLALGHAFLKIRRVSPWDEGPYGCYVRSSLGRHEERQELQVAAPYSEPEVSCFPVPPLVNLSCRSEGGYPLSQLQWQWANGSGYPRDRKSRWAATEDGTYELHSWVEVPEGLQWQLECAVTNARLNQSVASGQGCGSEESSTNGTLCPSECRQVAGRQETRSRLAIIWSVVNLLLLLGLLTCVQNCPAVKLPV, from the exons ATGAACATTTCAATCCAGTTCCGGCAGAATCGCCTCACTCTCTTGTCCCTGTTGTGTTCAG TTTGTGCAGGTCCTGCCCTGGCTGTAACCGTTGCCCAGGTGGGGCAGGACGTGCTCCTGAGATGCCAGTTCAATGTCGCCCCCCTCAAGGGGCTGATCATCGAGTGGAGTCTGAGGGAGCCCGAGCTGCGGGTGGCGTACAGCTACCACAACGGCAATGCCAACTTCAGGAACCAGCACCAACAATTCCGGAACAGGACAGTGCTGGACGAGTCCCAGCTGGCATTGGGCCACGCTTTTCTGAAAATCAGACGAGTCTCCCCATGGGACGAGGGTCCCTACGGCTGCTACGTGCGTTCATCACTGGGAAGGCACGAGGAGAGGCAGGAACTCCAAGTGGCTG ccccttaCAGTGAGCCAGAAGTCTCCTGCTTTCCCGTGCCCCCACTTGTCAATCTGAGCTGCCGCTCTGAGGGGGGGTACCCGCTATCGCAGCTGCAGTGGCAGTGGGCGAACGGGAGCGGGTACCCCAGAGACAGGAAGAGTCGCTGGGCGGCAACTGAAGACGGGACCTACGAGCTGCACAGCTGGGTGGAGGTGCCGGAGGGTTTGCAGTGGCAGCTGGAGTGCGCGGTGACCAATGCCAGGCTGAACCAGAGTGTGGCCAGCGGCCAGGGATGTGGATCGGAGGAGAGCAGCACCAACGGCACCTTGTGCCCCAGTGAATGCAGGCAGGTCGCGG GTCGACAGGAGACCAGGTCCCGGCTTGCTATAATCTGGAGTGTCGTGAATCTCCTGCTGCTCCTCGGCCTACTTACCTGTGTTCAAAACTGCCCGGCCGTGAAGCTGCCCGTCTGA
- the LOC144490148 gene encoding protoporphyrinogen oxidase-like, which produces GFGHLIPSRESGEILGIVYDSCSFPQQNRVGPQTTRLTVMMGGSWFQKAFGDPDTVPKDHLLQRALETVQHHLGITQKPLKTILKVLKDCIPQYTLGHSEHLDTIFGSIEEHHLPLSLIGASYRGVSVNDCIYEAQRAVNRLQG; this is translated from the exons GGTTTTGGACACCTCATTCCCTCACGAGAGAGCGGAGAAATCCTCGGCATTGTGTACGATTCCTGCAGTTTCCCGCAACAGAATCGagtgggccctcaaaccaccagaCTAACG GTCATGATGGGTGGCTCCTggttccaaaaggcctttggcgATCCAGACACTGTGCCCAAGGACCATCTGCTTCAGCGAGCATTGGAAACAGTGCAACATCACCTGGGGATCACGCAGAAACCCCTGAAAACCATCCTCAAAGTGCTGAAG GACTGTATCCCACAGTATACACTGGGGCACTCGGAACACTTGG ACACTATTTTTGGATCtattgaggaacaccacttgcccCTGTCGCTGATTGGAGCCTCGTACCGGGGCGTCTCGGTGAACGACTGCATTTATGAGGCACAGAGAGCAGTCAACAGGCTGCAGGGATGA